CTCAAGATGATTCCCAGTTTGACAATCCTATAACCCAAGAGGAAGAAGCCATCTTCTGGGACAAACAGGAGGAACTGGCCGAAGAGCAAACTCGGAGTACTCGCAGAAACGCCAACAAGGTTGAAATCTGCTAGCCAAAAATCCAAGATTCGCGAGGAGGCTCGAAAAACGCCCTTCACCACCCGCATCACCAAAACTAGGGTTTCGGATCCCGGAAAAGTCAAAGTGGCTCCTTACGATAGTACAACCGATCCTAAGGCACACGTGCAGGCTTTCCAGATTGCGATGGGAAGATCCAAGTTTAGAGACAGCGAAAGAGATGCCGGTGAATGCCGCCTCTTCGTCGAGAAACTCCGCGGAGCATTGCTTGAGTGGTTCTCTCGTCTGAAGCAAAAATCTATATGGAGTTTCCGCCAACTCACCTCAGAGTTTCTCAAACAGTACTCTATGTTCATAGATCAAGAAACCTACGATGTCGACCTCTGGAGTTTATCCCAGGGAGAAGACGAGTCTCTCCGCGACTTCATAAAACGGTTCAAAACCGTGATGGCTAGAGTCAGCGGAATTAGTGACAAAGTGGCCATATATGCGCTCCGAAAGACGCTTTGGTACAAGTCGAAGCTCAAGAAGTGGATAACCTTGGACTAGCTGCATACGATCCAGGACGCGCTCCACAAAGCCACAGACTACATAATCATCGACGAAGAGACGAAGGTCTTCTCGTCAAAGGATCCTGGGTCGGATCAGAAATAAAAAAAGAAAAACCCTCGAAATGACAAAAAAGTCTATCACGGGGAAGAAGAGACCCAGGCTGGTATTCATATTATTTTGCAAGTAATAAGGTAGAAAGAGACGTTTTATTAGATCAATGAGCTGGAACTACAACAGTTTTGAGTAGGAACCCTAGTTCTAGCCGCCTAGCTATAATCTCTAAGTCTCGAAGTCTCGATCCCCTGCTCTAGGGTTTTGTCTCCCCTTATATAGTTGTTTTAGGTCGGCCTTAGTCGGTTGGGGTAGGTTAAACTCTTCCATATTCGGAAATATGGAAGGTTCTCCTTATCGGAAGTTTTCCTTTTCCCGGAGGAAGGGGGTGGTCCCTTGGACCGGACCCGGAGTACTTCCTAGCGGGGACTTGGGGTGTCTCCTAGGAGGGACCCGGGGTGTCTCCTAGCAGGGATCCAGAGGCCGGTGTCCTGCCTGGGGTCTGGAAGAATTCAATACCTGAGTATTTTTCCCCAACAGTTTGCCCCTTATTGCTCGATTTCGTCATCGAACTCGGGGAATAACCTGTGCACTCAAGTCAACCGGAGTTGCTCATTATCAGCAGGCTTCCCTTAGGCAGGACATCACTCCAGTAATCCTGCTATCCCGGGTTCCTATCAGGCCGGAGCCACACTTTGAACCCGGGGGAGGACCGGTTCCCTGATAACAGACCGGGGTCTGGCGCTATCTTTCTTGAACCGCTGATGCCTTGTCGAAGATGGAGAAGCTCAGGGCTTTTAATGGTGTCTTGGAGACGGCGGAGCCTGGAGCTCTAGTGATTTCCAAAGAAGAGGCCTGAGTGCTTGAAACATGATGTGTATAGGCAGGTCTGAGATTTTGTCGGAGATTCCGGATCAAATTATGTGTCCCATGGAGTTTCCAGGTCCCCATTCGTAGCGAGAGAGGGGACGGCCTTGACGAAGCCTCGAAGTTAGCTCCCTCGCGTGGCGTCCTCTTTGTGGCGCGTGGAGATCTATCTAGGGTTTACAACCCCTCTCTTCGTTCTTGCCGCCTAGCAACTTTCTAAATTTCCTTTTTTTCTCTCTCTCTCTCCTAACAATCTTCCGCAATCTTCATTTGCTCGAGCTTCGCTCGAGTACGGTCGCTACGTAGCGACCGAGCCGTGCGTGTGCTCTGTCGCTACGTAGCGACCGAGCTTGGCTAGAGCTTGGTCGCTACGTAGCGACCGAGCCGTGTACGTGCTTGGTCGCTACGTAGCGACCGAGCTTGGCTTGTGCGTGGTCCGATTGCCATACTTGAGCTTGTCCGTGGCCGACTTGGATGCGTGCCCGTTGCCTTCGGAAAATCGGTACTTAGTGGTTCGATTGAGATTTAGAACAAGATTTTACCGCAAGGCTCTTTGTAAAGATTCTTTTTACGAAGAATAACTTTCGTAAAAAATGTTTACGCTGATTTTTACGGAGATTTGGACATTAACTTCGTCATATCCATTTTTGACCCCAACATATTTCCGCAAGGGTTTCTTTACGAAAATTACTTTTCCGAGAAGTGTTTTCATTGCGGGAAATATTTTCCGGGGACTTTCAGACATTAATTCCGTGGTGACCGATTTTGACCCCAACAGTAAGCCCCCCCAGCTCGTTAGAACCATGAGCTTTTAGCGTGAGGTTCTAGCGAGTGGCTTGGCAAGTTAGGCAAGTTAGGTAAGTTAGGCGGAATTAATGGTTGAAAA
The DNA window shown above is from Brassica oleracea var. oleracea cultivar TO1000 chromosome C3, BOL, whole genome shotgun sequence and carries:
- the LOC106330650 gene encoding uncharacterized protein LOC106330650 — its product is MSADDVNNLQTRDGTAADDNVDKTPAGNVTVVNADENTAAFEEVKKMFSNFKKESAEQDKVMSFLTKQVESLTARTRAVLPRGATRIRGRRLDFMPPVDGSANTQGKSSGQKPDETTPVPTRKEPEDLPPIEEGEEDEEIERVDLDSSSHAEPTDEDTDRKKPSSGTNRRNWPKSKLGVLAETPTRLKSASQKSKIREEARKTPFTTRITKTRVSDPGKVKVAPYDSTTDPKAHVQAFQIAMGRSKFRDSERDAGECRLFVEKLRGALLEWFSRLKQKSIWSFRQLTSEFLKQYSMFIDQETYDVDLWSLSQGEDESLRDFIKRFKTVMARVSGISDKVAIYALRKTLWYKSKLKKWITLD